The following is a genomic window from Patagioenas fasciata isolate bPatFas1 chromosome 1, bPatFas1.hap1, whole genome shotgun sequence.
AGATGTTCATTCTATAAAGCCATGCTTACAATATTACTAAATAGTCTACTATTCATTGGTTAATGTATCAAAATAATATTACATAGTGTATTGTGGGCTGTTGTATGCATCTACAGAAGAGCAGTCTTCTCCCACCACTATCCTGCATCAGCATCCATGAACTGGAAGCCTCCAGTGTTGTGATAAAAGGAGACACAGGGGTGGTTGTGCGATGTTGCACGACTCTCTAGCATACCCTAATTTATTTTGATTTGGATCAACTAATACATAATTAGTATAATGACATTTGCTTCAGATAAAATGGGAGGGGGAAAGATTTTAGAGAAACAAGGTCTTTAATTTTCAAAACCAGTAAAGATTATACAAAATTATACCAATCAAGTGAAAAACAGAATAGATTTTTGCAACTGCAGATCTTGGAAATGCCCCTCATATATGGAAATTCATATTGACAAGTGTAGGCAAATATTATATGAATTATGATCTGCCAAGTACACTTCACTGCTGTCAGCATAACCATTACATAGGTTCCAATATGTGAAATACTTAATGCCCTCAGCTCCTAATACAAGTGGAAATTGACAATTAGTAATAATATACTCAGATTTTTATAAGATAAACCATAAAATTTGGTGATGTTTAACCTTGTCTTGTCTTTCAATTTCTCCCTAAAATGAAAAGCCTAAACACCTGCTTTTTTAAAATTCCTCTGACATAGTATTTCGGCAATCTTTACCACCCATCTAGCCTGCCTTTTATTTGGATATACTAATGTTGAAATATATCTGATGTTCAGCACACAGTATTTTTTCTGCAGGGTAACTGGAAAGTGCCTTGAATTTTCATTGAGAAATTTGCTTAAGGCATGAATCATATTATCCTCAGTAGCTATGGGGAAGATACAGCTAAAATTAAACTCTGTGCTTATTTTAAGGTTGAAAAACACATTAGAAGTAAATCATTAATCCAAAGGAGCCCTGATTGTTGCTATTAATAGTAAAGTAGCTGATCTATGTGAGAGATTGTATACCTGAGTTCCTAAAATAAACTCAGTGTGAAAAAAATAGTGCTCGTGCTGTTAGTGTTGGTGAAGTACATTCCAAGGAGCAGCGGGCTGGGTCCTGCAGGAATCCCTCGGCCTCGctggtggagcagcagcagcttatCCAACGTTTCCTCTTGGATCAAGGGTTTGTGATGGGCCCAGGGTAGGTGGTATTTCATAATCTTTTCATTTTCCCTGGAGTAACTTACAGCTGGGAGGGAATTGTGTTATGAAACATTAACACATTCCCTTCCCAGAGTCAACGCGAAGATCAAGGGGAAATTCTGTGTTCCTCCATGTCCATCTTCTTTTCCCATCCAGTCTGGAGTTGCATCAGATTCATGCTCCACAGCACTTGGAGACTGTAAAACTATGACTTCTGTTCCATTTGATTCAATTTCGAATAAAAATATCATTCAGTTTTACATAAAACCAATTTCAATTGGATTTTGATAAATGTCCTCACACTGAATAACTGCTTTTCCTATTAACAGTTCTATTGAATTCAATGGAATTGAATTTATGGTGTAAGAGATCATTTAGCATGACAAAGCATCACAAAATCAGACTTCAACataagaaatgtttctcttttgtaTTAACAAGAATCCCACCCAGTAGGCATCTTGTCCATGGGAGGAACTCTTAAGTATATCAGGAAAGTATAAGTTCTTAAGTATATCAccagaaaagaaaatatgaatagTAAATAGTTACAACACCAAAAGTACACTGATGTAACACCAGTGGGATGCTATGGTGGCATCACAGGAGTTCTAGTTTTCCCCAGAGTAAATAAATGCAGGTACTTTGGCAGCTATAGTAGCTCTGTGAGTAATGACATGAAAATCTCATTCAGGTGTCTAAGGAAAGCAGACTTGTGAACCCTAAATGAATACTGCTTTTTTGAAGCGACTCTTGCTACCCATATTTTTACAGTAAAGCTCCTAAGTACCAAATCTTGCTCTCTGTGCCAGTGCTGCCACTTGTTCTTATAGGCAGAGCTACCTTAAATAGCCGCAGCCTGGGgaccacaaaaggatttggtttccCTGAGAAGCCATGAAGAATCCCTGCattgtttttctctctgttatAGACTGATTGCAAATAGTCTCTTCAGAATTGCTTGTGTAAATTCAGgtgaaaaaatgacagaaaagagagaggggaaaactgTGTTAAAATCATCCTGACTCTACCAGGGAAGAGATGTAACTGAAGACATGTCCCTACCGAAACAGTAAGGAAAGAGGGAAATTCATGCTTCAAACAGACTGCTTTTCTTTGCCAAATAGTACTGCAGAGTGCTGCCTAATTAGCTATTTTCTATCACCCACATATCCTTCAGATGCATTGTTTGGCAGATTTCTTCCTGGCACTACGTCCCAGTTTTGTCTGAGATATATTAGTTTGCATTTTCCAAGGTCAATTTCACTGTATTTGCTGCCCATGTTTGTAACCACTCTTTGATAATGGGTATTGCTGCTCTCACTACTGGGTTAGGCACTTCTGAACCCTCATTTCTTATGGTCTTTCCATGACATTTTGCTTTCCAAAACAACAGGTAAAGGAATATCACTTCTCTTTCATCAAACTGTTGGTTCACATGTCACATACAGGATCATGAACATTTGTTCCTAGTAGGATTTCAGGAGATTCTGTGACAGTTTTCTTACTAAGATGTAGATGTATTTTATGATTCTGCTAATGTCTGAAAAATCTATAATGCCTGAAAAATCTATAAAATCTAAGCTATTCTAGGAAGATTCAGACACTGAAGCTGTTTCATCCTTTATGGCTTCATGTACACTCAAGGGACCCAATCGTACCTCCTTTACTTACCCAAACAGTTCCAGTGACACAGCTTATGAGAATGGGCAGAATTTGGTGCTGTATACTCATTTAACCCAAGTTAAAAAAAGCACAAATGTTGAAATCGTCTGACTTCTCCTAACACTGAATGCTTAACATGATTTTTGGAGGAAGTTCAGCACCTAACTGCCAGTGAAACGAATAGTTATTATGCGCCAAATACTTCACAACAGTACTGATAGATCATAAAACATCTTTATGAAGATAATTTTAGATTTCTCTACACTTTGCTCGATCCTTCATCTTTGACACATGCTAGAGGAACCTGGGTGGCCACAGATCTTCCCATATATCCTATATTTTGACCGCTCCTACCCGGCATAGTGCATCCCAAGACACCTGTACAAACCTGTTCTAAAGCTATTTTGCCTGCTTTTTCTGTAAGGAAGGGCAAGGGCAGCAGAAAACACCTCTTATTAATGTTCTTTATTGGTGCTGAAGCCAAATGTGGCTTCAGATCTGAGACAGTATCCGGATGGAGTATTCACAGGTTTGTCCCGTGACAAGGGGCAGTAGCCTCCCATTAGCACTGCCCAACGAAGCCGACCTAGCCCTTCTGCAGGTTCCAGCTGTCTGCCATCCAACACCTAGTTCTGATAGCACCAGCTCTGAGAAACCTCCGCAAAAATTGCTCTGTCCTGAGAAAGTACAGAGAGTCATGTGAGATAAGAAAGGCAAAACAGCAGCGGGTAGTTTTGGGATGTGGGTGGTTAGCAGTTCAAggattcaaaatggaaaaaacactGCTATGAAAAGGTGTAAAATCCTAACAGAAGAAACAGGTGGTTGGAAGCTGGTGACACAGCAATGATCAGCCCATTACAGGAACCGCAGGGACTTTCCCCCGCATGACTGACAGCTGCCTGGCCAGCAGAGACTTGCGACTTCAGAGGAAACACAGCTTCAGGAACAGCCCCTTCAGAGCCTCCCAACACTGTGTCCACTTAGGTGTCAGCTGTGAAAACCATCACCTTTTGGCCATTGCTTAGGAAGCTCCATGCCTGCAGACCTCTAGTTTGTCTTTGCCATGAACTCTTTTAATTCTCCACTGTAGATATTAGTCATACAATTTAGTGCTAAAATGGGTAATATGATGCAATATACTGTACTAGAGCACGGAAATCATAATTCCTAAGTCATCTTGACATGAAGAGCTGGGAAATCTTCTGAGAAGATCTGAAAATCAAAGGAACTAGCTCAGACTTCATCTGTTAAGTAACTAATGAAGAGCTTAAACTTGTAAAAAGCGAAGAGAATGTAAAATGTGTAAACTGTAAAATATGGGAATGATGATAATCTCCAGCTAATGAAATTATTAAGGCCTCTAATAAAGAACAGATGATGTTTCAATGATGATTATGCTATATTCATGCTTTTGCAACTATGCTAAAATGTGATATGTGAAGCACCTCCTTTCTATGTTTCTGTAACAGAAGGAAACCAAGAAAATGTTATTCTCAAACTTCCACACAAAAATTAGGATTGGAACATAGTTAAACCTTAGAATTCAGTCCCAAAGGAGTTTGATAAAGATGTGAACAACAGGGGACTCTGACCTGATTTTTTGGTGTGACTGTTGCATATACAAACTAAAGCCCCAAATTCCACTCCAAGTTACATCAGTAGAAATTGGAATGAGAGTATCATTGTTCCAATATGTGGAATTACAGGGCGGGGGGAAGATTGACAGTTTgaagtgcacagtgatccattaAACTGCACATGTTAAAGATCTTGCACCAACTAAATAAACtgtaataattaatattttatttaaacattttaaaaatgcaacattGACATTTTATAGAAGTCTGATAGTATGCTAATATATAACAAAATTTATTTCTTGAGCACCTGAAGACATATGAAAGTCAACTCTGTCTTGCAATGCCTTTGAGTAGTTTCTGTATGCACTGCAAAGACCCATAGTAATGACGATGCTGTACAATCTTGAACTGAAGAGTACTAAGTGCCTCTTGTGGTGTTGTCAAGAAATGGCGAAGACTCTCCAAGGCatggatgtcaaactcattttcaccgggggggggggcacatcagcctcgcggttgccttcaaagggccgagtgtaattttaggactgtgtaaatgtaacaacttctacatttatccagtcgtaagattacattcggccctttgaaggcaacggcGACGCTGCTgtggtccccggtgaaaatgagtttgacactcctgctctAAGCAATGAATTAGCACTGGGGGATGGTAATTCTGCTGTCTGAGATCCTGCCTCACAGTTTCCTTTTCATCTTTTACTTACCTGGTCTGTAGGAGCAGCTTATCTTTTGCAGTGAGAGTGTACTGCTCGTGGTAGTGTACGTGCTCATATCAGACCTTCCTGGGCCATTTATATAACAGTATCTATTTGTGCACATGCTTGCACAGCCATTTAATGCCTTCCCTATGTCCCACTGTTATCATGGGCTAAATCAGGCAAATATTTAACAGAGTCAGAGCACCCGGAAAATAGTTTCCAGCTGGGAAAATCGAGattgactgactgactgaccACGTAGTTAGTTAATATTCAGGTACGGATTTATGCTTGTTTCTACAAAGTGCCCTAATAGCACAGCTTGATGCAGTATAaggaatattaaaaacaaacacaaacccacaaaacaaacaaacgaacaaaaaaaactcaacaacaacaaccaaacaaaaaacccggaACCCTCtcatttaatagatttttttaatgctttctgtGGATTATTTGTGGGATTTTTAGGTGCTACTCCCGTCGCTTACACGGAGAAGTTTAGTCCCTTGCCCATGGTAAGCCCGGCCTGCAGCGTATTCCAGCAAATGCTAATTTCGAGCTTTCAGCACCTTTTCAGCTGAGCGCCCACAGCGCTGCGGACGGCGGGACCTGCCGGTTCACGTACACTCGAGCATTTACTGCACCCCGAGCCTCGGAGGGGAGCGCTAAGGAGCCGGTGTGTGTGCTCGCTAAGGAGCGTACGTACGTGCTTCTCCCCCCCGGTTTCGCGGTTTGCTGGACGTGCACTAACCTGAAGCGGCCGCTCGTTTAAAAGAGGACGGCACGGGGGAGAAGGGAGGGACCTCTGGCCcgtcccgccccgccgggccccgcaGCGGGGACAAGCACCGCCGCCTCCGCGTCCCCCGTCGGCCGCTCAAAAAGGGGACGCGGCGGAACAGCGACGGGACTCGCAGAGACTGCGGGGGAAGCGGCCGTCGGGCCTCGCACCCAGGGCTGCCCGGCAGGAGCGACGGAACCAGCCAGCACCCCGAGCACTGCCAAGgcgccctcccctccccgccgggCCGCAGACCAGCACTCCCGGGGAGCGGCGGCACCGACGGCCGCGGGACCCACCTCACCGCGACTGCCACAGCCTGCCCGGTGGAGACACGGGGCCCCGGCACCAGAGTCTGAAGGCACCATGACCATGCTCAAGCTGTCCCTCATGGCCTTCAGCTTCATCTTCTGGGCAGCAGGGCTGACCATGCTTATCATTGGCATCTGGGCCAAGGTGTCTCTGGGGAGCTACCTGGCACTGTCAGCCAACAACTGCCCCAGCGCTCCTGCCATCCTCGTGGCTACCGGCATCACAGTCATCATCTGGGGCTTCCTGGGCTGCTTCAGtgctgccacagagcaccagggCCTCCTGCGCACCTACAGTGTCTTCCTGACCGCTGTGCTGGTGGCTGGGGTGACGGCGGGGCTCTCGGCACTGCTCTACCGCCAGAACGTTGCGCAGGGTTTCCAGGAAGGGCTACACCAGGCTCTGCTTGCCTACGGGGAGGACGAGGGGATGGCGGATGCCCTGGACGCTTTGCAGCGTGCCTTGTCCTGCTGCGGTGTGAAGAGCTATCGCGACTGGCTCACCTCGCCCTGGGGACTGGAGCACAACGGCTCGGTGCCCCTCAGCTGCTGCCGGGCCCGCCGGGTTTGCCAGCACAGCCCACCCAACGCGCACTGGCTGCACCATGATGGTTGCTTCAGCAAGGTGTCAGCCTTCGTCAGCAGCAACATGTTTTATATTGCCACGGCTGCTCTGGGGCTGGCACTGCTGCAGCTCATCGGCATTGTGCTGGCCTGCCTGCTGGCTGCTCGCGTCCCTGCCCACCGGCTGGGCACTGCCACGCCTTGCTGAGATCCCCCTGGCCCTGTCCCTTACCAGTTCCAACTCATTTCTTTTCCTAAACCTGGGTGTACCCCATTGGGAAAAGCCTCCCTTCATATTCCCCACTTCCACTTGAGCTTCCCCCTCCAGACTCTGTTCCTCCGCTGGAGCCTGTGTCAGATGCATCAGTGGCACAGGCATCTCCATGGCCCCTCAGAGCTGGGAAGGTGCGTCCTGGCCTGGCTGTGTACTCTGCAGGGCAGTGGGTCCCCACAGCCTCCCTGGAGCCTCTGGACTGCTTCTGCAAAGAGTGGTGGCAGCATGGACAGACATCATCCTCTGGGGCAGTGGGAGGACAGATGTGTTGAGGCTGACAGGTTTTCTGGGTGATGTAAACATCCCGAGGCACTGAAATGGGGCCCAGGAAAGCAGAGAGGGTCTGGGAGAGCAAGATAAGTGTCTGTCAGCATTACACTGGGTGAGTGTTCTTCTGAAACTGGAAAATTATGTTACTGGAAAACTGAGAGAGTGCACAAGGGCCAGGTTTGGTCCAAGACAGCTGTGCCAGCAGCTGCCATCGAGGGCTGCTTGAGGGACTGCCCAGCAGTGTGCACCCCACTGCTGCAAAGCTGTCCGGCTGCCACGCATGCTTTTCCCGCTGTGGTGTTCCCGATGCTGATCTCCATCTAAAGGTGGAGCTGCAGCTCCAAGTGCTGCTCCTTCCTTCAGGATGTGCCTGTCTGCTTTAGCCAGTTATGCCACTGCAGGGCTGAGAAAACCTTAAACTGAGTCCCTGTCATACATGAGGATGGCAAAGCTGTAGGATCAGACCTGACTAGGGGTGgcaagaggagggaagggcacATTGCCCTTCAGAAGTTTCTTTTGGACTTTCACTGTTAACTTCAGGGTGAGCGGAACAGACCTTCTGTTTTATAGAAGGAGTTCTTAAAAATCAGCCTTCagacatttttgtatttttcagagGATCTGTCTCTGAAGTGTGCCCCCACCTACGTTTTTGAAGCCAGTTCTATACGAACTGAAAGTTAACAGAGAGCCCCAATACTTGCTGTGTAGCCCTGGGTGTGTGCAGAACAGAGAGCAGTGTAAATCAACtggattttgtttttcccagcaGTTCTGGGCTTGCATTTGGAGCTTTAGGAAAAGCAAGCCCTGCACTTCAGGAGGTCCTGAACTTCCAGAGCTTCATCCCTGCTTCTTCCCACTTCCTTAAAACCTGTGAACTGGACTTTTACACCTTTCTCTGCCTCATGGCACAAAGACATGCTGAATGCCCCCCTTACCCAGCAAACTGGGGGAGGGAGGTTTTCAGAAAAGAGCCAAGAACCACAAAGGAACTCCAGGATGCAGCATCTTTTAGGAACGTGACTAGTGAAGCTGTGGAGAATGGTCAAATGCCAACAAACACCAGCAGGACGGGAAATCTGGAGTGAAGAAGGTGACTGATAACTTcataggaggagaggaaaggtGTTTAGCAATGAAGCTTTGGTGCCTGCAATGAATGCATGGTGTGAGGAAAGCTTGGCTCATTTTCTTCCTTGCTTGCCTCTGCTACTTTTGACTACATTTCTggctttctcttttcctcccactGAGGAGTGATCCATATCTGCAAAGacaagccagacagagcctctgtcccagtgacatgggaGGCAAGAGCTTCTCCTCCCGCTGGCTTTGGGAGATGGAGCTGGCCCTGCCCGCTCACCCCGTGGAGTGAGAGCAAACCCATCGCAGCCATCGCAGCCTCTCCCTTGGGAAAACCGGATCAGATGCAGAGCTACCTCTCCTCCCGCTGTTTAAATCCTCCCAGGTTTTCTACGTATAGCAACCCTGCCTCAGTATTTCTGTGCTTTCCTCCTGCTGAAAATAAGCTTCTAGGATTTTGTTTGACAATGCTCCTGGGGGTGAAACCAGAGCAAAACATGTATTCACTTGGAAAGATTGTGATTTCAGGTGTCTTTACTGCTTTTAACGCTTTATAATGTTTAAAAATACCTCGAAATGCTACCACTTCCCATCTTTTGTGATAGTGAAGCCacccccgcctttttttttttttttaaatttttccctcCCACCAGTCTtcttttgtttggggggggggattgcaCAATTTTGTGGTAAATTTGTTCCACCTGCAGGATTTTAAGTATTTCTGACGTGGAGATGGTGCTGCAATTCGGCCGGCTAGTAACAGCCCCAGGCTCGCTGGGCTGCCTTCATAAAGGTGCAGTATTTCTGCGAAGCTGGCTTGCCCAGGAAACAAAAAGGGAATTCTTCCAGCTTATATTAATTGCACAAGCTTGATGGTAGTTGAGAATGTACAAAGCTCAAACCGAAACAATGTAAATAGGTGTTTCCGTGTAAAAGTGATATTGTACTCTCCAGATATGCAAAAGAGTCTAAAGTTTAAATGAAGTTTCAGCTGCAGAAGGGTATTTCAAAGCAAAAATTCTACAAGGATCAGCAGGTAGTATCCAGCACCCACTGCAGTCTGGACACACAAACTGGTTTTGCCACTGTATTTATAAAAATTATGTTTGTTCATGGAAATAATTCTCCTGGGTTTAGTTCTCTCAACCATAGCTCACAAGAACAAAACCATAAGAAGAGAAACTGGGTTTTCCTTTTTGGAGAGTGCTTCAAGTCTGCATGGATGGAGTTTAGGATTTTGGATTGACATTTGTGTTGTGCTTGGATGTTAGCTGGGGCTTTATCTTAACGGACCCTTTTTCAGATACTACGTGGCTATGTAACTGTGATAATGACATTGTAGGTGAAGAGTGCAATGTAAACAGGCTTATCAGTCATTTGACTTTTCATCTGCATAGATGAACTCTGGAAATGTGTTCGGAATCTCTCTTTATAGAGAAAACAATGCTTCATTTTTAGTGCTGATGTTTATTATTTTACAtaatatattttgtttgtttgtttgtttataaatgTCCCTGTATTAGCAACA
Proteins encoded in this region:
- the LOC136097316 gene encoding tetraspanin-7-like produces the protein MTMLKLSLMAFSFIFWAAGLTMLIIGIWAKVSLGSYLALSANNCPSAPAILVATGITVIIWGFLGCFSAATEHQGLLRTYSVFLTAVLVAGVTAGLSALLYRQNVAQGFQEGLHQALLAYGEDEGMADALDALQRALSCCGVKSYRDWLTSPWGLEHNGSVPLSCCRARRVCQHSPPNAHWLHHDGCFSKVSAFVSSNMFYIATAALGLALLQLIGIVLACLLAARVPAHRLGTATPC